The Vicia villosa cultivar HV-30 ecotype Madison, WI linkage group LG1, Vvil1.0, whole genome shotgun sequence genome includes a region encoding these proteins:
- the LOC131622221 gene encoding ananain-like yields the protein MEYGFEYIIQNHGIVKETDYPYQEKKQTCQVNGNIQPAAQISNWKSVTSNDEEQLLQAVAQQPIGALIAVGEEFYAYKEGIYSGPCGKFINHALLIVGYGESEGKKYWLIKNSWGTGWGENGYIRLLREGDGTSGHCDIATYVAYPVV from the coding sequence ATGGAATATGGTTTCGAATATATAATACAAAACCATGGTATTGTTAAAGAAACTGATTATCCGTaccaagaaaaaaaacaaacatgcCAAGTAAATGGTAACATACAACCAGCAGCTCAAATAAGTAACTGGAAATCTGTTACTTCCAATGATGAAGAACAATTACTCCAAGCTGTGGCACAACAACCGATAGGAGCTCTTATTGCAGTCGGTGAGGAATTTTATGCATACAAAGAAGGAATATATTCAGGACCATGTGGAAAATTTATTAACCATGCGTTACTTATAGTTGGTTACGGTGAAAGTGAAGGGAAGAAATATTGGTTGATTAAGAATTCATGGGGTACAGGATGGGGTGAGAATGGCTACATAAGGTTGCTAAGAGAAGGTGATGGAACTTCAGGTCATTGTGACATTGCTACGTATGTTGCTTACCCTGTTGTTTAA